In Thermoleophilia bacterium, the DNA window TCACGACCTGCCGAGCGCGTTGCCGTTGGCGTCGCGGGCCGTGGTCGTGGTTGCGGGATGTCGCATCGGCGTCATCCACGGACAGCGGCGTGCCACGGACGCGGTGGTCGTGGTCGCGCATGCCATCGCCGGCCGCCGCATTCCGTTCGATGCGGGTCGGATACGCGCAATGGCCCGGGCGTTCGACGATGTGGACGCCGTGGTGTTCGGCCACTGGCACGAGCCCGTGATCGCGTCGGTCGATGGGGTGCTGGTGTTCTCACCCGGCGCGGTGTGTCCGTGGGGAAGCCTCGAGGGGGGTCGTGGGCCACGGCCGGGGCGTGCGGGGGTGGCCGACCGTGTGGTGCGACGCTACCGGCGCCAACTGGGAGAGGATGCCCTGCGCCGATCGGTGGGGATCCTGACCATCCGTGACGGTGAGATCACGGCCGAGGTGCGGGTTCTCTAGGGAGCGCGACGCGCACGCGGGTGCGCTCGGTCGAAGTCGTCCCTCAGATGCGACGCGGTGATGTGGGTGTACACCTCGGTGGTCACCGGGCTCGCATGACCGAGATGGGCCTGCACGTACCGGATGTCCACTCCCGCCTGCACCAGATGCGTTCCACATGAGTGGCGCAGTGCGTGGGGAAACACACGTACCCCCTCAGACACCAGTCCGGCCACGTCGGCCACCCGGTGGACCTCGCGCCACACGTCCGATCGTCCGATGCGTCGGCCACGGGCACCGAGGAAGACCGCATCGGCGTCCCGGTGCGTCGCCTGCCCGGACCGGGGTGTCACGTCGCGTCCCCGCAGATCCGGACGTCCGGCGGTGAGGTACCGCATGAGCACGTTGCGCGCGACCACCGGTACGGCGACGGCGCGGTGCCGGTCGCCCTTGCCCCGTACGACCACATACGGGTCGGTGGGGTCATCCAGGTGGAGGGCCGACATCCCGAGACTCGCCGCCTCAGTGGCGCGCAGACCGCACCCGTAGAGAACCTCGATGAGCGCGTGAGTGCGCATGCCGAGCGGCCCCGGCATGCCCTCGGCGGCATCGCAGAGTCGGCGCATCTGGCCGGGGGTGAGCGCGGATACCTCGCGTGCGAGGCTCTCCTGGGTACGCGCCGCCGATACGGGCGGACGCAGGTCGGCCACGGGGTTGGGTAGCTCGAGAGCCCGCGACCACCATCGGCAAAAGGCCCGCACGGCCGCTACTCGCCGTGCACGACTCGCGGGTCGCCCTTCCAGTGCGTCGCGCCACCCCTGCCACCACGATGGTGGGATGAGCGACATCGCCTCCGCGGCGCGGCGTGCTGCGGGGTCGTCCTCGATCCCGAAGCCGGGCCCCGTGTCGCCGCCGGCTGGCACGTGAAGGGCCTGTCCGAGGATCAGCAGGTCACGTGCGTACGCCGCTCGCGTATTGGCGCTCCCCCGCGTGGCCACGAACGCCGCAGCGAGGGCACGGTACCCCGCGCAGTCCA includes these proteins:
- a CDS encoding YfcE family phosphodiesterase, whose translation is MRPRCQTPWDVWDVRCQIEMSDTSPVSDSVGTVATVSDTGERRRGEYRVGVVADTHVGEFLDRLPSAVFRALEGCDLILHAGDLSDDTVIPALERIAPVVAVRGDHDLPSALPLASRAVVVVAGCRIGVIHGQRRATDAVVVVAHAIAGRRIPFDAGRIRAMARAFDDVDAVVFGHWHEPVIASVDGVLVFSPGAVCPWGSLEGGRGPRPGRAGVADRVVRRYRRQLGEDALRRSVGILTIRDGEITAEVRVL